A single genomic interval of Stieleria maiorica harbors:
- a CDS encoding gamma-glutamylcyclotransferase family protein → MKYFAYGSNCNPAIMEKKGVSFTTARRAVLPGYRMLFNKLALRESLPAGIGFANINEDAGGEVEGILYEIVDDHLDRLDQSERYPDHYGRIEVTVHCDDQAIQCISYQAQSDKIADGLRPSRNYLNHILEAKDFLSWQYFEALDKSQTFEDACACCGKLGEVVFIREEDQLHMLCQPCREARLIWGDTRGRRLTVAETKAMMTQVVQVGPGFGSIGELVQHAIDTKVIDP, encoded by the coding sequence ATGAAGTACTTCGCATACGGATCGAACTGCAACCCGGCCATCATGGAGAAAAAGGGTGTCTCGTTCACGACCGCCCGCCGCGCCGTGTTACCGGGGTATCGGATGTTGTTCAACAAGCTGGCGCTAAGAGAGTCATTGCCGGCCGGGATCGGATTTGCCAACATCAACGAGGACGCTGGAGGCGAAGTCGAAGGTATTTTGTACGAGATCGTCGACGATCATCTGGATCGTTTGGACCAGTCCGAACGTTATCCCGATCACTACGGGCGCATCGAAGTCACGGTCCACTGCGACGATCAAGCCATCCAGTGCATCAGCTACCAAGCTCAGAGCGACAAGATCGCCGACGGGTTGCGGCCGTCTCGCAACTATTTGAACCACATCCTGGAGGCCAAAGACTTCTTGTCTTGGCAGTACTTTGAGGCGCTCGACAAGTCGCAAACGTTCGAAGACGCTTGCGCGTGCTGTGGCAAGTTGGGTGAAGTGGTCTTCATCAGAGAGGAAGACCAGTTGCACATGCTTTGTCAGCCCTGCCGCGAGGCGAGACTGATTTGGGGAGACACGCGGGGGCGTCGACTGACGGTGGCCGAGACCAAAGCGATGATGACGCAAGTGGTTCAGGTCGGTCCCGGCTTCGGCTCCATCGGCGAACTGGTGCAGCACGCCATCGACACGAAGGTGATTGATCCCTGA
- a CDS encoding serine/threonine protein kinase, with amino-acid sequence MYPFKLFRRSRRDVPQAHAHMTWATQSVSDTITRTRLFLTKQIWAWPIVAVVLLSIVGFFVRNAIETTIKGNVSSGLQTLVELETEMLRKWFAVQESTAESLANDSRVRQVVYELLEPPAGQADSPAADEADLHGQLAEELGPAIAAHDYVGFVLADKSKRILSSSHGALIGQSEIAEYDRFLDRALQGETFVSAPFPSVVMIKGSDGKSRVGLPTMYVCAPVRDASFQVVGALALQIPPEREFTEILQMGRVGESGESYAFDSKGVMISNSRFDEELILLGLLPDQEGSRSMLQLLVRDPGDDMTRGFRPSVRRSQLPLTKLAAAAIGGQSGVDVDGYRDYRGVSVIGAWTWLPKYEIGVAMEVDAAQAFRPLVILQRAFFAVYTLLIASAIAIFVFTIIVARLQRQAREAVIEAQQLGQYTLEQKLGEGGMGIVYKGRHSMLRRPTAIKLLHADKVNEASIARFEREVQITCQLNHPNTIAIYDYGRTPEGVFYYAMEYLDGIDLQQLVNQYGPQPESRVIHILLQICGSLFEAHSNGLVHRDVKPANVMLNRRGCEPDMVKVLDFGLVKDLAQNAGGANNRGERSEDGMLTGTPLYMSPESIQAPMTIDSSTDIYAVGAIGYFLLTGSPVFEAASIAQLCQKHIEESPVPPSRRAKIDVSAQLEDAIMSCLEKSRARRPQTARDLGLQISHCPEAGKWTIEDGDRWWGRHDRGTKDQSISGPLNSQLNAPLNASLNASLNASLSGVGTMPTMDQTIDVAPCENDDGNNSMR; translated from the coding sequence ATGTACCCGTTTAAACTATTCCGCCGCTCCAGACGTGACGTCCCGCAGGCCCACGCCCACATGACCTGGGCCACCCAGAGCGTCTCGGACACGATCACGCGTACTCGATTGTTTTTGACCAAGCAGATTTGGGCCTGGCCGATCGTCGCCGTGGTGCTGTTGTCGATCGTCGGTTTTTTCGTTCGCAACGCCATCGAAACGACGATCAAAGGGAACGTCAGCTCGGGGCTTCAAACGCTGGTCGAACTGGAAACGGAGATGCTCCGCAAGTGGTTCGCGGTCCAGGAGTCGACGGCCGAGTCGCTGGCCAACGACAGCCGGGTGCGGCAGGTCGTCTACGAGTTGCTGGAGCCCCCCGCCGGCCAGGCCGATTCCCCCGCCGCTGACGAGGCCGACCTTCACGGGCAGCTTGCCGAAGAACTCGGGCCCGCCATCGCGGCGCACGACTATGTCGGATTCGTGCTGGCAGACAAATCAAAGCGGATCCTGTCGTCGTCCCATGGGGCGCTGATCGGTCAGTCGGAAATCGCCGAATACGACCGTTTTCTGGACCGAGCACTGCAGGGCGAGACTTTCGTTTCGGCGCCGTTTCCGAGCGTGGTGATGATCAAAGGAAGTGACGGCAAGTCCCGCGTCGGGCTGCCGACGATGTATGTGTGCGCCCCGGTCCGTGACGCCTCGTTTCAAGTCGTCGGAGCGCTGGCGTTGCAAATCCCTCCCGAACGCGAATTCACCGAAATTCTGCAGATGGGGCGGGTCGGCGAGTCGGGCGAATCGTATGCGTTTGATTCCAAAGGCGTGATGATCTCCAACAGCCGATTCGATGAAGAATTGATCCTGCTGGGATTGCTGCCCGACCAGGAGGGATCGCGATCGATGTTGCAGTTGCTCGTCCGCGACCCTGGTGATGACATGACACGGGGCTTTCGTCCCAGCGTCCGTCGATCCCAGTTGCCGCTGACCAAACTGGCCGCCGCGGCAATCGGTGGTCAATCCGGTGTGGACGTCGACGGCTATCGTGATTACCGAGGTGTCTCCGTGATCGGCGCGTGGACGTGGTTGCCGAAGTACGAAATCGGAGTCGCGATGGAAGTGGATGCCGCCCAGGCGTTTCGGCCGCTCGTGATTCTGCAACGCGCGTTTTTTGCCGTTTACACGTTGTTGATCGCCAGCGCCATCGCGATCTTTGTGTTCACCATCATCGTTGCCCGGTTGCAGCGTCAGGCGCGGGAAGCAGTGATCGAGGCACAGCAGCTCGGACAGTACACGTTGGAACAAAAGCTAGGCGAAGGAGGCATGGGCATCGTCTACAAGGGACGCCATTCGATGCTGCGGCGCCCGACCGCGATTAAGTTGCTGCATGCCGACAAGGTCAACGAAGCGTCGATCGCACGCTTCGAACGCGAAGTCCAAATCACGTGCCAGCTGAACCATCCCAATACCATCGCGATCTACGACTACGGACGAACGCCCGAAGGCGTGTTCTACTACGCCATGGAGTATCTGGACGGGATCGATCTGCAGCAGTTGGTCAACCAATACGGCCCGCAGCCCGAATCGAGAGTCATTCATATCTTGTTGCAGATCTGTGGCTCTCTGTTCGAAGCCCACTCCAACGGCCTGGTCCACCGCGACGTCAAACCTGCCAACGTGATGTTGAATCGGCGGGGCTGTGAACCAGACATGGTGAAAGTGCTCGATTTCGGCTTGGTCAAAGATCTCGCGCAAAACGCCGGAGGCGCGAACAATCGCGGTGAACGATCCGAGGACGGAATGTTGACGGGCACCCCGCTGTACATGTCGCCCGAATCGATCCAGGCACCGATGACCATCGATTCCAGCACGGACATCTACGCCGTCGGAGCGATCGGGTATTTTCTGCTGACAGGGTCGCCGGTCTTTGAGGCAGCCAGTATCGCGCAGTTGTGTCAAAAACACATCGAAGAATCCCCGGTGCCGCCGTCCCGGCGGGCCAAGATCGACGTGTCGGCGCAACTGGAAGATGCGATCATGAGTTGTCTGGAAAAGTCACGCGCCAGACGCCCGCAAACCGCTCGTGACCTGGGGCTGCAAATCTCGCACTGCCCGGAGGCCGGGAAATGGACGATCGAAGACGGCGACCGCTGGTGGGGCCGCCACGATCGAGGCACCAAAGACCAATCGATCAGCGGCCCGTTGAACTCGCAACTGAACGCGCCGCTGAACGCTTCACTGAACGCTTCGCTGAACGCTTCACTAAGCGGTGTCGGCACCATGCCGACGATGGATCAAACCATCGACGTCGCGCCGTGCGAAAACGATGATGGCAACAATTCCATGCGGTAG
- a CDS encoding glycosyltransferase family 2 protein, with protein sequence MSNSAYKPAGETEFGLSSKSPLVEDSRAASSVSVSLQDISSASFDERVYISSAPYLVDVLSKREQRTLLVLIAGWLLGVGFFYFWWCDENHVTGAFKFALNTLLVTWTAVIPAYLLFFVVQMKRVNPRIAIPETWRVAMVTTRAPSEPFEVVQETLLAMLNQSYPHDTWLADEDPSDDILQWCADRGIRVSTRRGSPEYHQQTWPRRTKCKEGNLAYFYDHFGYENYDFVAQLDADHVPEQGYLEAVLRPFVDDSVGYVSAPSICDKNAASSWSARGRLYAEAIMHGPLQAGYSNGFAPLCIGSHYAVRTAALREIGGLGPELAEDHSTTLMMNGHGWRGIHALDAIAHGEGPPTFADCVTQEFQWSRSLMVLLLTLLPKYWSRLPWKLRTQFLFSELWYPLFSLSIPVGLLLPVWAIVSGEPWVEVSYLDFVVHTLPLCLLLLGIQSHLKRHGVLRPIHSPLLSWEAALFQIVRWPWSFYGSVMGAYMSVRRQVVEFRVTPKGGSKPVSLPWRVLSPYIAVLIATFVPTMLISEAGRASGYYFFIILTQVFYAIALFSLVLIHRHEVSNEKR encoded by the coding sequence GTGAGCAACTCAGCGTACAAGCCGGCCGGTGAAACTGAATTTGGTCTCAGTTCTAAATCGCCTTTGGTGGAGGATTCGCGGGCCGCTTCCTCGGTCTCAGTCTCCCTTCAAGACATCTCGTCGGCCAGCTTTGACGAGCGAGTCTACATCTCCAGCGCTCCGTACCTGGTCGACGTCTTATCAAAGCGTGAACAGCGAACGTTGCTCGTTTTGATCGCCGGTTGGTTGCTGGGCGTTGGTTTCTTCTATTTCTGGTGGTGCGATGAAAACCATGTCACCGGTGCGTTCAAGTTCGCGCTCAACACGTTGTTGGTCACTTGGACTGCGGTGATTCCCGCCTATCTGTTGTTCTTTGTTGTCCAGATGAAGCGTGTCAATCCAAGGATTGCGATCCCGGAAACCTGGCGGGTCGCGATGGTGACCACACGCGCTCCTTCGGAGCCATTCGAAGTGGTTCAGGAGACATTGCTGGCGATGTTGAATCAATCGTATCCGCACGACACTTGGCTGGCTGACGAAGACCCAAGCGACGACATCTTACAGTGGTGTGCGGACCGTGGTATTCGAGTTTCGACGCGACGAGGCTCGCCCGAGTACCATCAGCAAACGTGGCCAAGACGGACCAAATGCAAAGAGGGTAATCTGGCGTATTTCTATGACCACTTCGGTTACGAGAACTACGACTTCGTTGCACAGTTGGATGCGGACCATGTGCCCGAGCAAGGTTATTTGGAAGCGGTGCTACGGCCCTTCGTTGACGATTCGGTGGGATATGTTTCGGCTCCGAGTATCTGTGATAAGAACGCCGCATCCAGTTGGTCCGCTCGGGGGCGACTGTACGCCGAAGCCATCATGCATGGGCCGTTGCAGGCCGGATACTCAAACGGTTTTGCACCGCTGTGTATCGGTTCCCATTACGCAGTACGCACGGCAGCCCTCCGCGAGATCGGTGGCCTGGGACCGGAACTGGCCGAGGACCACAGTACAACACTGATGATGAACGGACACGGTTGGCGAGGGATCCATGCGCTCGATGCGATCGCTCACGGGGAGGGACCGCCTACGTTTGCCGACTGTGTGACGCAAGAGTTTCAGTGGTCGCGCAGTTTGATGGTCCTGCTGTTGACGCTATTGCCCAAGTACTGGAGTCGACTACCGTGGAAATTACGCACCCAATTCCTCTTCAGCGAACTTTGGTACCCGTTGTTCTCCCTCTCGATTCCCGTGGGCTTGTTGCTCCCCGTTTGGGCGATCGTTTCCGGTGAGCCGTGGGTCGAGGTCAGCTATCTGGACTTTGTCGTCCACACTCTGCCGCTGTGCCTGTTGTTGCTTGGGATTCAGTCGCATCTCAAACGACACGGGGTCCTGCGTCCGATCCATAGTCCGCTGCTGAGCTGGGAAGCCGCGCTGTTCCAAATTGTGCGGTGGCCTTGGTCGTTTTACGGCTCCGTGATGGGCGCCTACATGTCGGTGCGTCGCCAAGTCGTTGAGTTCCGCGTGACGCCCAAAGGCGGCTCAAAACCGGTCTCACTTCCATGGCGAGTGCTCAGCCCATACATCGCGGTACTGATCGCAACATTTGTCCCCACCATGTTGATTTCCGAGGCCGGCCGCGCCTCCGGCTACTATTTCTTCATCATCCTGACGCAGGTGTTTTACGCCATAGCGTTGTTTTCCTTGGTCTTGATTCATCGCCATGAAGTCTCAAATGAAAAACGATAA
- a CDS encoding glycoside hydrolase family 26 protein codes for MKNDNRLAMQFVSLVALAVLPVSMIAVNGARAFYGILAEPRGEVGAGGDSAAQSGGVGAIALNLNKSTDGGPVVPANSQPLPDGDDSLIFGVYDPDGEFDRDHSLRLRHVYVSWADFDPGELRQSLVAKESRGFRILLTIEPWPIAGRGDDLLASILSGSYDQTLKDLAGVLNSLKGPVFVSWGHEMDQDLTERYPWSGTDPDQFVGAYRHVIDQFRRQVKTELRFVWAGVLKEGSLSYWPGTDYADYVGMPVYSYPRWDQKTYGYIRDFRTTFQEKAKVVEELDVPLLITELGVSGSSDFESFWLHQAFMGLGDHEQLKGIVFFYAKDIEGAWGSELATPDWRVHPDSIRGLVEWELRQAASQEANGP; via the coding sequence ATGAAAAACGATAACCGACTCGCGATGCAGTTCGTCAGTCTGGTCGCTCTGGCGGTACTGCCGGTTTCGATGATTGCCGTCAACGGTGCACGAGCCTTCTACGGGATCCTCGCCGAACCGCGGGGTGAAGTCGGCGCCGGCGGGGATTCCGCGGCGCAATCTGGTGGGGTGGGCGCGATTGCATTGAACTTGAACAAGTCGACCGACGGCGGCCCCGTCGTCCCCGCAAACTCTCAGCCACTTCCCGATGGAGATGATTCGTTGATTTTCGGCGTTTACGACCCGGACGGGGAATTTGATCGCGACCACTCGTTGCGTTTACGACACGTTTATGTCTCTTGGGCAGACTTTGATCCCGGCGAGTTGCGTCAGTCACTCGTTGCGAAGGAGAGCCGTGGATTCCGAATTCTGCTGACGATCGAACCATGGCCGATTGCAGGCCGTGGCGATGATTTGCTCGCTTCGATACTTTCTGGCAGCTACGACCAAACGCTCAAGGATCTCGCAGGGGTCTTGAACAGTCTGAAGGGACCGGTCTTCGTGTCGTGGGGACACGAAATGGACCAGGATCTGACCGAGCGGTACCCCTGGTCGGGAACGGATCCCGATCAATTTGTTGGTGCCTATCGCCATGTCATCGATCAATTCCGCCGACAGGTGAAAACGGAGTTGCGTTTTGTTTGGGCGGGCGTTCTGAAGGAAGGCAGTTTGAGCTATTGGCCGGGTACAGATTACGCGGATTACGTTGGCATGCCCGTGTACAGCTATCCGAGATGGGATCAGAAGACGTATGGATACATTCGAGACTTTCGCACGACGTTTCAGGAAAAGGCAAAGGTCGTGGAGGAACTCGACGTCCCATTGTTGATCACCGAATTGGGAGTCAGCGGCAGTTCCGACTTCGAATCCTTTTGGCTGCACCAAGCATTCATGGGGTTGGGCGATCACGAACAGCTGAAGGGGATCGTGTTCTTTTACGCCAAGGACATCGAGGGCGCGTGGGGCAGCGAGCTCGCCACGCCAGATTGGAGAGTTCATCCCGATTCGATCCGAGGATTGGTGGAATGGGAACTTCGCCAAGCTGCGTCGCAGGAAGCAAACGGTCCGTAA
- a CDS encoding DUF1559 domain-containing protein — MRKSTSRDGFTLVELLVVIAIIGILVGLLLPAVQAAREAARRMSCGNNFKQIGLALHNYHSAYKQIPTHLGGTTSNGTNTTADQELRPPTGHNNLFLSMMVGLTPFVEQQAIWDLISNPYQSENPTGTPVGIYQAMGPRPDKGLGGANGHATEPYEPWLTELPTLRCPSDPGVGLPARGRTNYAACIGDSSRFSNNGPRNPEGIVTTGRSRQSMASQRGVFVPRKIATKFRDILDGLSNTIAMGEICTDLGDRDIRAHLGSVLASGLRPWDVDGAVQCEQWKDPDRPRFWSPTASLSGGVQAKRGFAWAHGMPFWSSMNTILPPNREQCGWNGVSSEGIYPPGSRHQGGCHILMADGAVIFITDSIEAGNSRSAQVVDGTPGGAGGLPPGSPSPFGLWGALGTRASSETIQEQLNQ, encoded by the coding sequence ATGAGAAAGTCAACTTCTCGCGATGGCTTCACGCTTGTGGAGCTCCTTGTTGTGATCGCGATCATCGGCATTTTGGTCGGGCTGTTGCTGCCGGCTGTCCAAGCGGCGCGTGAAGCGGCACGCCGAATGAGTTGCGGCAACAACTTCAAACAGATTGGTCTGGCGCTGCACAACTATCACTCGGCCTACAAACAAATCCCAACGCATCTCGGTGGAACGACTAGCAATGGGACCAACACGACTGCGGATCAGGAATTGCGACCGCCGACGGGACACAACAATTTATTTCTAAGCATGATGGTCGGGCTGACCCCGTTCGTGGAGCAACAAGCGATTTGGGATTTGATCAGCAATCCCTATCAAAGCGAGAATCCGACGGGCACACCGGTGGGCATCTACCAGGCGATGGGACCGCGGCCGGACAAGGGACTCGGCGGGGCCAATGGTCATGCGACCGAACCGTATGAGCCATGGTTGACCGAGTTACCGACGCTACGCTGTCCCAGCGACCCTGGCGTGGGCCTGCCCGCCCGTGGCCGCACCAACTACGCGGCGTGCATCGGTGATTCGAGTCGCTTCAGTAACAACGGTCCCCGCAATCCAGAGGGGATCGTGACCACGGGGCGGTCGCGGCAGTCGATGGCCAGCCAGCGTGGTGTTTTCGTGCCACGCAAAATCGCCACGAAGTTTCGCGATATTTTGGACGGTTTGTCCAACACGATCGCGATGGGGGAAATCTGCACGGACCTTGGCGATCGTGATATCCGCGCTCATTTGGGGTCGGTGTTGGCGAGCGGTTTGCGGCCCTGGGACGTAGACGGGGCCGTGCAGTGTGAACAATGGAAGGATCCGGATCGGCCGCGGTTCTGGTCACCGACGGCGTCGTTGTCCGGCGGGGTGCAGGCCAAACGGGGGTTCGCGTGGGCGCATGGCATGCCCTTTTGGTCCAGCATGAACACCATCTTGCCACCCAACCGCGAGCAATGTGGCTGGAACGGAGTCTCCAGCGAAGGGATTTACCCGCCCGGCAGCCGCCACCAAGGCGGATGCCACATTTTGATGGCCGATGGCGCGGTGATCTTTATCACCGATTCGATCGAAGCCGGCAACAGCCGGAGCGCCCAGGTGGTCGATGGAACGCCGGGCGGAGCGGGCGGGCTGCCGCCGGGATCCCCCAGTCCGTTCGGATTGTGGGGGGCACTGGGAACGCGCGCCTCGAGCGAAACGATCCAGGAACAGTTGAACCAATAG
- a CDS encoding Gfo/Idh/MocA family protein has translation MAVVGAASVLPSFSNRALGLESANDRPVFATIGLRNQGWTITQKSFKFADFAALADVDANVLGDNVEKVKKAQGKAPDAYKDYREILDRKDIDAVMIATPDHWHTKIAVEAMYAGKDVYCEKPLTLTIDEGKLIEKVVKETGKVFQVGTMQRTESAQRFLQAVALVNHGRIGTVKKVTCGINGMIASPVIPVAPVPEELDWDFWLGPAPKVPYRALPELREGYGGGVPLYSNAHYSFRNWHEYSGGKLTDWGAHHVDIACWALGASDTGPSKVTPVEYTLPVEYKDGHPTVDDQYNAATKFRIRVDMPNDVEMIITSEGDNGILFEGTDGRFFVNRGKIVGRPVEDLEKNPLPDGAVEEVYGGPVSENHTANFIDAMRSRKQPISDVWTHNRMLEICHLSNIAMRLGRELNWDADKREVVGDDQANSFLSRPIRKGFEINM, from the coding sequence ATGGCCGTCGTGGGGGCCGCAAGCGTCCTGCCATCGTTTTCCAACCGTGCACTCGGGCTGGAATCCGCCAACGATCGACCGGTCTTCGCAACCATCGGGCTTCGCAATCAAGGCTGGACGATCACGCAAAAGTCCTTCAAGTTTGCCGACTTTGCCGCACTCGCCGACGTCGACGCCAACGTACTGGGCGATAACGTTGAAAAAGTGAAAAAGGCCCAAGGCAAGGCGCCCGATGCCTACAAGGACTATCGCGAAATCCTGGATCGCAAGGACATCGACGCGGTCATGATCGCCACGCCGGACCACTGGCACACCAAGATCGCAGTCGAAGCGATGTACGCGGGAAAAGACGTCTACTGTGAGAAACCGCTGACGTTGACCATCGACGAAGGCAAACTGATCGAAAAGGTCGTCAAGGAAACCGGCAAGGTGTTCCAGGTCGGCACGATGCAGCGAACGGAATCCGCACAGCGATTCCTGCAAGCGGTCGCATTGGTCAACCATGGACGGATCGGAACGGTCAAAAAGGTCACCTGCGGTATCAACGGCATGATCGCCTCGCCGGTCATCCCCGTCGCGCCGGTCCCCGAAGAACTCGATTGGGACTTCTGGCTCGGACCGGCCCCCAAAGTTCCCTACCGCGCACTACCGGAACTTCGCGAAGGCTACGGCGGAGGCGTGCCGCTGTACAGCAACGCGCACTACTCGTTCCGAAACTGGCACGAGTATTCCGGCGGAAAACTGACCGACTGGGGAGCCCACCACGTCGATATCGCTTGCTGGGCACTCGGGGCAAGCGACACGGGTCCCAGCAAAGTGACCCCGGTCGAGTACACATTGCCGGTCGAATACAAGGACGGTCACCCCACCGTTGACGACCAATACAACGCGGCGACCAAGTTCCGCATCCGCGTCGACATGCCCAATGATGTCGAGATGATCATCACCAGCGAAGGCGACAACGGAATTCTTTTCGAAGGCACCGATGGCCGGTTCTTCGTCAACCGCGGAAAGATCGTCGGACGCCCCGTCGAGGATCTCGAGAAAAACCCGCTACCCGATGGAGCGGTCGAGGAAGTCTACGGCGGACCGGTCAGCGAAAACCACACCGCCAACTTCATCGATGCCATGAGGTCGCGAAAGCAACCGATCTCCGATGTCTGGACTCACAACCGGATGCTGGAGATTTGTCACTTGTCGAACATCGCAATGCGACTCGGACGCGAACTCAACTGGGACGCGGACAAACGAGAAGTCGTCGGCGATGACCAGGCCAACAGCTTCCTGAGTCGACCGATCCGAAAGGGTTTCGAGATCAACATGTGA
- a CDS encoding acyltransferase family protein, whose amino-acid sequence MVRLMRLLSACFLILSVAAGVCATRAAPVSEAPLKQFAIRPTERLGTFLPKTTLNVERDGEIRTVRCECQVDNAWVNLEFRLLETKTGRSIPFDVNISYYHGTDGTERWETGNKVATRFIEISERGQYLVFVKGTTGKGDDPNSDTYHSGLSVDVTIYDGPQKFRAWLLILAGSSVLGTSMLLWTLTHRRSRSNNADEFPLNVPSEPSPPGRLIMLDGLRGAAALGVVCCHFFVPEMSSIATKLNSIFPDPIPTLARHGDLGVEVFFVLSGFVIAYSIGNRRMSGRYIANFALRRSIRLDPPYLAAIALSVLLWAAYLPGGLGECYQQSHGWKGIVANSLYLQNILGFPSIIGVAWTLCLEIQFYLAYIGLFSLAQFVSRHLRIKRLPDHCDVDVSQVALLIAFLPLTLASIYCWNNSLSDFSFFGSWHRFFVGVMCYWAFAQRINSVAFVAYAFVLATLAIYSSDLRGGTATTTAILIYTAGRTGHLSSALSASWLQYLGRISYSLYLVHILIGVSLVNMLWSPTQSTTMTLCMFLIGLAASIAGAELMYRLFERPSVRLSRKLKWRTADQSASPVTFQVGSSAVPTTTELPIGQ is encoded by the coding sequence ATGGTCAGATTGATGAGGCTGCTGTCGGCGTGTTTCTTGATCCTTTCGGTCGCCGCAGGGGTGTGCGCCACTCGGGCGGCCCCGGTTTCTGAAGCCCCACTGAAACAGTTCGCCATCCGGCCGACAGAGCGACTCGGAACGTTCTTGCCTAAGACGACGCTGAACGTCGAACGCGATGGTGAGATACGGACGGTACGTTGCGAGTGCCAAGTCGACAACGCGTGGGTGAATCTAGAGTTCCGCCTATTGGAAACAAAAACCGGACGTTCCATCCCCTTCGACGTAAACATCTCCTACTATCACGGAACCGATGGAACCGAGCGTTGGGAAACGGGAAACAAGGTCGCGACCCGATTCATCGAGATTTCCGAGCGTGGCCAGTATCTGGTCTTCGTCAAGGGAACAACGGGGAAAGGTGACGATCCCAACTCCGACACGTACCATTCCGGTCTGTCCGTCGATGTCACGATTTATGACGGTCCACAGAAATTTCGTGCATGGTTGTTGATTCTGGCCGGTTCATCAGTGCTAGGGACATCCATGCTTCTTTGGACGCTCACGCATCGTCGATCGCGGTCGAACAACGCCGATGAATTCCCCTTGAACGTGCCGTCGGAACCATCGCCGCCAGGACGATTGATCATGCTGGACGGATTGCGCGGCGCAGCAGCCTTGGGCGTCGTCTGCTGTCACTTCTTCGTTCCAGAAATGTCTTCTATTGCAACGAAGTTGAACTCGATTTTCCCCGATCCGATTCCGACGTTGGCGCGACACGGTGACTTGGGAGTCGAGGTCTTTTTCGTCCTCAGCGGTTTTGTCATCGCATACTCAATCGGCAATCGACGAATGTCGGGGCGTTACATTGCAAATTTCGCTCTCCGTCGCTCGATCCGTCTGGACCCACCCTACTTGGCGGCGATCGCCCTTTCGGTGCTGTTGTGGGCGGCGTATCTGCCCGGCGGCTTGGGGGAGTGTTACCAGCAAAGCCACGGGTGGAAAGGCATTGTCGCCAATTCGCTCTATTTACAAAACATCCTGGGCTTTCCCAGCATCATCGGGGTGGCCTGGACGCTCTGCCTGGAGATTCAATTCTACCTGGCATACATCGGGCTATTCAGTTTAGCGCAGTTCGTGTCACGTCATTTGCGGATTAAAAGGCTACCCGACCACTGCGATGTTGATGTCTCTCAAGTGGCTTTGTTGATCGCGTTTCTGCCGCTCACGTTGGCTTCAATCTATTGCTGGAATAACAGCCTGTCAGATTTCAGCTTTTTTGGATCGTGGCATCGATTCTTTGTCGGCGTCATGTGTTACTGGGCGTTCGCTCAACGGATCAATTCAGTTGCTTTCGTCGCCTATGCATTCGTACTCGCCACACTTGCAATTTACTCATCTGATCTTCGAGGTGGCACCGCCACAACGACAGCGATCCTCATATACACCGCGGGGCGAACCGGTCACTTGTCGTCGGCGCTCTCGGCATCATGGCTTCAATACCTCGGCCGCATCTCCTACAGCCTGTATCTGGTGCACATTTTAATCGGAGTTTCCTTGGTCAACATGCTGTGGAGTCCGACCCAGTCCACGACCATGACTTTGTGCATGTTTTTGATAGGATTGGCCGCGAGCATCGCGGGCGCCGAATTGATGTATCGATTGTTCGAGCGACCGAGCGTACGATTGAGTCGAAAACTGAAATGGAGAACAGCCGATCAATCAGCGTCGCCCGTTACTTTCCAAGTCGGCTCGTCCGCGGTGCCGACGACGACCGAGTTACCGATCGGTCAATGA